One Microplitis demolitor isolate Queensland-Clemson2020A chromosome 2, iyMicDemo2.1a, whole genome shotgun sequence DNA segment encodes these proteins:
- the LOC128668989 gene encoding uncharacterized protein LOC128668989, giving the protein MYIDTGIMSNNIFLFAFFALVGLTRIEAMPTKGSEGTWDVDYEDQEHTGITCRENEHYNSTRIECEDECNDRNNKLCYRFQQFCWCNEGYIRNSSHICVKLEDCLKDEEQKSETLASSANNDSSKRLEDDLKLFSHDSVSHTSLEPETQAQKFNGIIDQETLDLVFGKPENSSADNKPLETKTQAQKFNGIIDQETLDLVFGKPENSWAENKPLETKTQAQKFNGKIDQETLDLVFGKPKNSSAEKKPSETETQAQKFNGIIDQETLD; this is encoded by the exons ATGTACATTGACACTGGCATCATGTCGAACAACATTTTCCTGTTTGCATTTTTCGCTCTCGTCGGCTTGACAC gGATTGAAGCAATGCCTACTAAAGGAAGTGAAGGGACCTGGGACGTGGATTACGAAGATCAAGAACACACAGGCATTACATGCAGAGAAAACGAGCATTACAACAGCACGCGGATAGAGTGTGAAGATGAGTGCAACGATCGTAATAACAAACTATGCTACCGG TTCCAGCAATTCTGTTGGTGCAACGAGGGTTACATACGAAATTCATCACACATTTGTGTAAAACTTGAAGATTGCCTTAAGGACGAAGAACAGAAATCAGAGACTTTAGCATCCAGTGCCAACAATGATTCTTCAAAACGGCTTGAAGATGATCTAAAATTATTCTCACATGATTCGGTTTCACATACCTCTTTAGAACCTGAAACGCAAGCACAGAAGTTTAACGGAATAATCGATCAAGAAACTCTTGATTTGGTGTTTGGAAAACCTGAAAACTCTTCGGCTGATAATAAACCCTTAGAAACTAAAACGCAAGCACAGAAGTTTAACGGAATAATCGATCAAGAAACTCTTGATTTGGTGTTTGGAAAACCTGAAAACTCTTGGGCTGAAAATAAACCCTTAGAAACTAAAACGCAAGCACAGAAGTTTAACGGAAAAATCGATCAAGAAACTCTTGATTTGGTGTTTGGAAAACCTAAAAACTCTTCGGCTGAAAAGAAACCCTCAGAAACTGAAACGCAAGCACAGAAGTTTAACGGAATAATCGATCAAGAAACTCTTGATTAG
- the LOC128668990 gene encoding uncharacterized protein LOC128668990, translating to MYIDTGIMSNNIFLFAFFALVGLTRIEAMPTKGSEGTWDVDYEDQEHTGITCRENEHYNSTRIECEDECNDRNNKLCYRFQQFCWCNEGYIRNSSHICVKLEDCLKDEEQKSETLASSANNDSSKRLEDDLKLFSHDSVSHTSLEPETQAQKFNGIIDQETLDLVFGKPENSSADNKPLETKTQAQKFNGIINEETLDLVFGKPENSWAENKPLETKTQAQKFNGIINEETLDLVFGKPENSWAENKPLETETQAQKFNGIINEETLDLVFGKPENSWAENKPLETKTQAQKFNGIINEETLDLVFGKPENSWAENKPLETKTQAQKFNGIIDQYTRSIVFVF from the exons ATGTACATTGACACTGGCATCATGTCGAACAACATTTTCCTGTTTGCATTTTTCGCTCTCGTCGGCTTGACAC gGATTGAAGCAATGCCTACTAAAGGAAGTGAAGGGACCTGGGACGTGGATTACGAAGATCAAGAACACACAGGCATTACATGCAGAGAAAACGAGCATTACAACAGCACGCGGATAGAGTGTGAAGATGAGTGCAACGATCGTAATAACAAACTATGCTACCGG TTCCAGCAATTCTGTTGGTGCAACGAGGGTTACATACGAAATTCATCACACATTTGTGTAAAACTTGAAGATTGCCTTAAGGACGAAGAACAGAAATCAGAGACTTTAGCATCCAGTGCCAACAATGATTCTTCAAAACGGCTTGAAGATGATCTAAAATTATTCTCACATGATTCGGTTTCACATACCTCTTTAGAACCTGAAACGCAAGCACAGAAGTTTAACGGAATAATCGATCAAGAAACTCTTGATTTGGTGTTTGGAAAACCTGAAAACTCTTCGGCTGATAATAAACCCTTAGAAACTAAAACGCAAGCACAGAAGTTTAACGGAATAATCAATGAAGAAACTCTTGATTTGGTGTTTGGAAAACCTGAAAACTCTTGGGCTGAAAATAAACCCTTAGAAACTAAAACGCAAGCACAGAAGTTTAACGGAATAATCAATGAAGAAACTCTTGATTTGGTGTTTGGAAAACCTGAAAACTCTTGGGCTGAAAATAAACCCTTAGAAACTGAAACGCAAGCACAGAAGTTTAACGGAATAATCAATGAAGAAACTCTTGATTTGGTGTTTGGAAAACCTGAAAACTCTTGGGCTGAAAATAAACCCTTAGAAACTAAAACGCAAGCACAGAAGTTTAACGGAATAATCAATGAAGAAACTCTTGATTTGGTGTTTGGAAAACCTGAAAACTCTTGGGCTGAAAATAAACCCTTAGAAACTAAAACGCAAGCACAGAAGTTTAACGGAATAATCGATCAGTATACGAGAAGTATAGTcttcgttttttaa
- the LOC128668991 gene encoding serine protease inhibitor swm-1-like, with product MMSEKFALVLLVACIAFIGIETSPINSDSWKDGFCGENEAYDSMRRGCEERCDDHNPTFCFKFTTVCWCEKGYVRDKSDTCIKVEDCPNVSENLEFSETIIGM from the exons ATGATGTCAGAAAAGTTCGCACTTGTTCTGCTCGTCGCTTGCATCGCCTTTATTg ggaTCGAAACTTCGCCCATCAACAGTGACTCTTGGAAAGATGGCTTTTGTGGTGAAAACGAGGCCTACGACTCCATGCGGCGTGGGTGTGAAGAGCGCTGTGATGATCACAACCCAACATTCTGCTTtaaa ttTACAACAGTATGCTGGTGTGAAAAGGGGTACGTTAGAGATAAATCAGATACTTGCATCAAAGTTGAAGACTGTCCCAATGTATCTGAAAACTTGGAGTTCTCTGAAACAATCATCGGCATGTAG